The Heyndrickxia vini genome contains a region encoding:
- the icd gene encoding NADP-dependent isocitrate dehydrogenase: MSQGEKITVENGVLKTPNNPIIPFIEGDGTGPDIWAASQRVLDAAVEKAYKGERKIEWKEVYAGEKAFNKTGEWLPSETLDVIREYLIAIKGPLTTPVGGGIRSLNVALRQELDLFVCLRPVRYFDGVPSPVKRPEDTDMVIFRENTEDIYAGIEYKEGSDEVKKVIDFLKNEMGVNKIRFPETSGIGIKPVSKEGTERLVRAALNYAIKEGRKSLTLVHKGNIMKFTEGAFKNWGYELAEKEFGDKVFTWAQYDKIKEEQGTEAANKAQADAEAAGKIIVKDSIADIFLQQILTRPREFDVVATMNLNGDYISDALAAQVGGIGIAPGANINYETGHAIFEATHGTAPKYAGLDKVNPSSVILSGVLLLEHLGWNEAANLITKSMEETIASKVVTYDFARLMDGATEVKCSEFGTELIKNMKN; this comes from the coding sequence ATGTCACAAGGTGAAAAAATTACAGTAGAAAATGGCGTTTTAAAAACACCAAACAATCCAATTATCCCATTTATTGAAGGGGATGGAACAGGTCCGGATATTTGGGCGGCTTCTCAAAGAGTTCTTGATGCAGCTGTTGAGAAAGCGTATAAAGGTGAACGTAAAATTGAATGGAAAGAAGTATATGCCGGAGAAAAAGCATTTAACAAAACTGGCGAATGGCTTCCATCTGAAACTTTAGATGTTATCCGTGAATATTTAATTGCAATTAAAGGGCCTCTTACAACACCTGTTGGCGGCGGAATCCGTTCTTTAAATGTTGCTTTACGTCAAGAACTTGATTTATTTGTATGCTTACGTCCTGTACGTTATTTTGACGGTGTACCATCTCCGGTAAAACGTCCTGAAGATACAGATATGGTTATCTTCCGTGAAAATACTGAAGACATCTATGCAGGTATTGAATACAAAGAAGGTTCTGATGAAGTAAAGAAAGTTATTGATTTCCTTAAAAATGAAATGGGAGTTAATAAAATTCGCTTCCCTGAAACTTCTGGTATCGGCATTAAACCAGTTTCTAAAGAAGGAACTGAACGCCTAGTACGTGCTGCATTAAATTATGCAATTAAAGAAGGTCGTAAATCTTTAACACTTGTACATAAAGGCAATATCATGAAATTCACGGAAGGTGCCTTCAAAAACTGGGGATATGAATTAGCTGAAAAAGAATTCGGCGATAAAGTATTCACTTGGGCACAATACGATAAAATTAAAGAAGAACAAGGTACGGAAGCAGCAAATAAAGCACAAGCAGATGCTGAAGCAGCTGGTAAAATCATCGTAAAAGATTCGATTGCTGATATTTTCTTACAACAAATTTTAACCCGTCCACGTGAATTTGATGTGGTTGCTACAATGAACTTAAACGGTGACTATATTTCTGATGCGTTAGCTGCACAAGTTGGCGGTATCGGTATTGCACCTGGAGCAAATATTAATTATGAAACAGGACATGCTATTTTTGAAGCAACACATGGTACAGCTCCTAAATATGCTGGTCTTGATAAAGTAAATCCATCTTCTGTTATTCTTTCAGGTGTGCTTTTACTTGAACATTTAGGTTGGAACGAAGCTGCTAACCTAATTACAAAGTCTATGGAAGAAACAATTGCATCTAAAGTTGTAACATATGACTTTGCTCGTTTAATGGATGGCGCTACAGAAGTAAAATGTTCTGAATTTGGAACTGAATTAATTAAAAATATGAAAAACTAA
- the ytvI gene encoding sporulation integral membrane protein YtvI — protein MNPEYIYRTIRFLIVVGIVIVAAMLFYFVSKVTYPFLIAIAIAFLINPLVNFLSHKAKLPRTLAVIISIILIIGVFIGLITLLIAEIVSGTNYLADVVPKHVNTLVEFVENFIAGQVIPLYNQAASLFKSLDVGQQDTIINNIQTAGQKIATSAGSFLQNFFLKLPALVSWIPNAATVLVFSLLATFFISKDWYRLSRLGGKFLPDRAMKSGRTVLNDLKKALFGFIKAQLTLISITLVIVLIGLLILRVDYAITIALVSGIVDILPYLGTGVVFIPWIIYEAISGDIPLAIGLGVLYTVVVVQRQIMEPKILSSSIGLNPLATLIALFVGFKLVGFLGLILGPVTLVIITTLHNANVFRDTWDFIVGKQKTNID, from the coding sequence TTGAATCCCGAATATATATATCGAACCATTCGATTTTTAATTGTTGTAGGCATTGTTATAGTTGCTGCGATGCTGTTTTATTTCGTATCAAAAGTAACTTATCCTTTTTTAATTGCCATTGCTATTGCTTTTCTGATCAACCCTTTAGTAAATTTTTTATCTCATAAAGCTAAACTTCCTCGGACACTCGCCGTTATTATATCCATTATTTTAATTATTGGTGTTTTTATTGGATTAATAACTTTATTGATTGCGGAAATTGTTTCAGGAACAAATTATTTAGCGGATGTTGTTCCTAAACATGTAAATACATTAGTAGAGTTTGTTGAAAACTTTATTGCTGGACAGGTAATACCGCTCTATAATCAAGCAGCAAGTTTATTTAAAAGCCTTGATGTTGGACAGCAGGATACCATTATAAATAATATCCAAACCGCAGGGCAAAAAATTGCTACGAGTGCTGGAAGTTTTCTTCAGAACTTTTTCTTAAAGCTTCCAGCTCTCGTTTCGTGGATACCAAATGCTGCAACAGTTCTAGTATTCTCATTACTTGCTACTTTTTTTATTAGCAAAGATTGGTACCGATTATCACGTTTAGGTGGTAAATTTCTTCCTGATCGTGCAATGAAAAGCGGAAGAACGGTATTAAATGATCTAAAAAAAGCATTGTTCGGTTTTATCAAAGCACAGCTAACTTTAATCTCCATTACATTGGTCATCGTATTAATTGGGCTATTGATCTTAAGAGTAGATTACGCAATTACGATTGCGTTAGTGAGTGGAATTGTTGATATCCTTCCGTATTTAGGTACTGGAGTTGTTTTCATTCCATGGATTATTTACGAAGCGATTTCAGGAGATATTCCACTTGCAATCGGATTAGGGGTACTTTACACAGTAGTTGTAGTGCAGAGACAAATAATGGAACCCAAAATTTTGTCCTCAAGTATAGGACTCAATCCACTTGCCACTTTAATTGCATTGTTTGTTGGATTTAAACTTGTTGGTTTTCTTGGATTAATTCTTGGACCAGTCACTCTTGTAATCATTACTACTTTACATAATGCCAATGTATTTCGGGATACATGGGATTTTATCGTAGGAAAACAAAAAACGAATATAGACTAA
- the citZ gene encoding citrate synthase, whose protein sequence is MTATKGLEGIVATTSSISSIIDDTLTYVGYNIDDLAENASFEEVIYLLWHLKLPNKKELDELKQQLADNMELPKEVLESFKTYPIDRVHPMGALRTAVSALGLYDEEADVMEDAANYRKAIRLQAKMPAIVAAFSRVRKGLEPVAPRKDLGFAANFLYMLTGEEPEAIAVEAFNKALVLHADHELNASTFTARVCVATLSDVYSGVTAAIGALKGPLHGGANEQVMKMLSEIGSVDNVDAYIHEKLDNKVKIMGFGHRVYRKGDPRAKHLKAMSEKLTKLTGEPEYYEMSTKIADIVTSEKSLPPNVDFYSASVYHSLGIDHDLFTPIFAVSRVSGWLAHILEQYSNNRLIRPRAEYTGPGMQTYVPIENR, encoded by the coding sequence ATGACAGCAACAAAAGGTCTTGAAGGTATTGTAGCAACTACATCATCAATAAGTTCAATCATCGACGATACCCTTACATATGTAGGATACAATATTGATGATTTAGCAGAAAATGCTAGCTTCGAGGAAGTAATCTACTTACTTTGGCATCTTAAATTACCAAACAAAAAAGAATTAGATGAATTAAAACAACAATTAGCAGACAATATGGAGCTGCCTAAAGAAGTGTTAGAAAGCTTTAAAACTTATCCAATTGATCGCGTTCATCCTATGGGTGCACTACGTACAGCTGTATCAGCGCTTGGTCTATATGACGAAGAGGCAGACGTTATGGAAGACGCTGCTAATTATCGTAAGGCAATCCGTTTACAAGCAAAAATGCCTGCAATAGTAGCCGCATTTTCACGTGTTCGTAAAGGACTTGAACCGGTTGCTCCACGTAAAGATTTAGGTTTTGCTGCAAACTTCCTTTATATGTTAACAGGTGAAGAACCTGAAGCTATTGCTGTTGAAGCGTTTAACAAAGCACTAGTATTACATGCAGATCATGAACTTAATGCCTCTACATTCACAGCACGTGTATGTGTTGCGACACTTTCAGATGTTTATTCAGGCGTAACTGCAGCAATCGGTGCTTTAAAAGGACCTTTACACGGCGGTGCGAATGAACAAGTTATGAAAATGTTAAGTGAAATTGGATCAGTTGACAATGTTGATGCATATATCCATGAAAAACTTGATAACAAAGTGAAAATCATGGGATTCGGTCATCGTGTATATCGTAAAGGTGATCCACGTGCAAAACACTTAAAAGCAATGTCTGAAAAATTAACAAAACTTACTGGTGAACCAGAATACTATGAAATGTCTACAAAAATTGCAGATATCGTAACATCAGAAAAATCTTTACCACCAAATGTTGATTTTTACTCTGCATCTGTATACCATAGTTTGGGAATTGATCATGATTTATTTACACCAATATTCGCAGTAAGTCGTGTTTCAGGATGGTTGGCACATATACTTGAACAATATTCAAACAATCGCTTAATCCGTCCTCGTGCTGAGTATACAGGCCCAGGAATGCAAACTTACGTGCCAATTGAAAATCGTTAA
- a CDS encoding MaoC/PaaZ C-terminal domain-containing protein, whose amino-acid sequence MLLGKKRKLGRKIEQISVGEKLTLTENIEDKDLLLYLGLTNDANPLYIQHDYATQTPYEKPIVPTIMLTGIITSAISKYLPGPGSHIIKQQLNFHKPVYHYASIQFLFEVIEVNLKQHTIDVFVEAKNESNETVISGNVTVCPPHRIETLSEKVLDNF is encoded by the coding sequence ATGCTATTAGGGAAAAAGCGAAAACTTGGGAGAAAAATCGAGCAAATATCTGTGGGGGAAAAACTAACATTAACCGAAAATATAGAGGATAAAGATTTACTTCTATATTTGGGATTAACGAACGATGCCAATCCACTTTACATTCAACATGATTATGCTACACAAACACCATATGAAAAACCTATCGTACCTACGATTATGTTAACGGGTATTATTACTTCTGCTATTTCTAAATATTTACCCGGACCAGGGTCACATATAATAAAACAACAGTTGAATTTCCACAAACCAGTTTACCACTATGCATCGATTCAATTTCTATTCGAAGTCATTGAAGTAAATCTTAAGCAGCATACGATAGATGTTTTTGTTGAAGCGAAAAATGAATCCAATGAAACAGTTATTAGTGGAAATGTAACTGTCTGTCCGCCACATCGGATTGAAACATTAAGTGAAAAAGTATTAGATAACTTTTAA
- the polA gene encoding DNA polymerase I gives MSNKLILIDGNSIAYRAFFALPLLNNDKGIHTNAIYGFTTMLMKILNEEKPTHILVAFDAGKTTFRHETFKEYKGTRQKTPPELSEQFPFIRELLDAYGIQRYELANYEADDIIGTLSLKAEKEGFEVKVISGDKDLTQLSSKETTVCITKKGITDIEEYTPEHINEKYGLIPEQIIDMKGLMGDASDNIPGVPGIGEKTAIKLLKEFNTLENLLDSIEQVSGKKLKEKLEEFKEQAIMSKQLATITREAPITIALNETEYKSENDEKLISLFKELGFNSLIDKLDVKISSEHEEKMNDLSFDIIENITEELFTSESSLYVEILEDNYHTGEVIGVGISNRNGTYFLPANEALKSSFFKKWAEDDSKKKFVYDGKGAIVSLRRFGIDLKGIDFDLLIASYLLNPSENVDDFASVAKRHGYTDIQSDEQIYGKGAKQKVPEQKILAEHVARKAVGISSVVDQCLKDLEENNQSQLFEEVELPLSFILAIMESTGIKVDVQRLKEMGEEIIGRLQAIEAKIFDLAGEMFNINSPKQLGIILFEKLALPVIKKTKTGYSTSADVLEKLESKHEIVREILHYRQLGKLQSTYIEGLLKVVHSDNSRIHTRFNQVLAQTGRLSSVDPNLQNIPIRLEEGRKLRQAFIPTEKDWLIFSADYSQVELRVLAHIAGDEKLIAAFNENMDIHTKTAMDVFHVDKDDVTDNMRRQAKAVNFGIVYGISDYGLSQNLGITRKEAANFIERYFASYPGVKEYMNDIVQDAKQKGYVSTILKRRRYIPEITSRNFNIRSFAERTAMNTPIQGSAADIIKKAMIDMAARLKEEKLQTRLLLQVHDELIFEAPSDEIEILKKIVPEVMENAVDLVVPLKVDYAFGPTWFDAK, from the coding sequence TTGAGTAATAAATTGATTTTAATCGACGGGAACAGCATTGCTTATCGTGCTTTTTTTGCTTTACCATTATTGAATAATGATAAAGGCATACATACAAATGCGATTTACGGATTTACAACCATGCTCATGAAAATTTTAAATGAAGAAAAACCGACTCATATATTAGTAGCATTTGATGCCGGAAAAACCACTTTTCGCCATGAAACATTTAAAGAGTATAAGGGTACTAGGCAAAAAACGCCACCGGAGCTTTCTGAACAGTTTCCATTTATACGTGAATTATTGGATGCATATGGTATTCAGCGATATGAGCTTGCAAATTATGAGGCAGATGATATTATTGGAACCCTTTCTCTTAAAGCCGAAAAAGAAGGATTTGAAGTTAAGGTTATTTCAGGAGATAAAGATTTAACTCAGCTTAGTTCAAAGGAAACGACAGTCTGTATCACGAAAAAAGGCATAACAGATATCGAAGAATATACTCCTGAACATATCAATGAAAAATATGGATTAATTCCGGAACAAATTATCGATATGAAAGGTTTAATGGGAGATGCCTCAGATAATATTCCAGGAGTGCCTGGAATTGGTGAAAAAACGGCGATAAAACTTTTAAAAGAATTTAACACACTCGAGAACCTGTTAGACTCGATTGAACAGGTAAGTGGAAAAAAACTAAAAGAAAAGCTAGAGGAATTTAAAGAACAAGCGATAATGAGTAAACAACTTGCAACCATTACGCGTGAAGCACCAATTACGATTGCACTTAATGAAACTGAGTATAAAAGTGAAAATGACGAAAAGCTGATTTCCCTTTTTAAAGAGCTAGGATTTAATTCTCTTATCGATAAACTTGATGTGAAGATTTCTTCTGAGCATGAAGAAAAAATGAATGATCTTTCTTTCGATATCATCGAAAATATAACGGAAGAACTTTTCACTTCAGAATCATCACTCTATGTCGAGATTTTAGAAGATAACTATCATACAGGTGAAGTTATTGGGGTAGGGATTAGTAATCGAAATGGAACCTACTTTTTGCCTGCAAACGAAGCATTAAAGTCTTCCTTTTTTAAAAAATGGGCTGAAGACGATTCAAAGAAAAAATTTGTCTATGATGGAAAAGGTGCGATTGTTTCATTAAGACGGTTTGGAATTGATTTAAAAGGGATCGATTTCGATTTATTAATTGCTTCCTATTTACTAAATCCTTCGGAAAATGTGGATGATTTTGCTTCTGTAGCGAAACGACATGGATATACAGATATTCAAAGCGATGAACAGATATATGGAAAAGGTGCAAAACAAAAAGTTCCGGAGCAAAAAATTCTTGCTGAACATGTGGCGAGAAAGGCAGTGGGAATATCTTCGGTTGTTGATCAATGCTTAAAAGATTTAGAGGAAAACAACCAATCGCAACTCTTCGAAGAAGTAGAATTACCACTTTCATTTATTTTGGCAATAATGGAATCTACGGGAATAAAGGTAGATGTTCAGCGGCTTAAAGAAATGGGCGAAGAAATCATTGGTAGACTTCAAGCGATAGAAGCGAAAATCTTTGACTTAGCGGGTGAAATGTTCAATATTAATTCACCAAAACAATTAGGAATTATTTTATTTGAAAAGCTTGCATTACCAGTAATTAAAAAAACTAAAACGGGGTATTCAACTTCTGCGGATGTATTAGAAAAGCTTGAATCGAAACATGAAATAGTACGAGAAATTCTTCATTATCGCCAATTAGGCAAACTGCAATCAACTTATATTGAAGGATTACTTAAAGTAGTTCATTCAGATAATAGCAGAATCCACACAAGATTTAATCAAGTACTTGCGCAAACAGGACGATTAAGTTCTGTTGATCCTAACTTACAGAATATACCTATTCGTTTGGAGGAAGGACGTAAATTGCGCCAGGCATTTATTCCTACTGAAAAAGATTGGCTGATTTTTTCAGCTGACTATTCACAAGTTGAATTACGAGTCTTAGCACATATTGCAGGTGATGAAAAATTAATTGCCGCCTTTAATGAAAATATGGACATCCATACGAAAACAGCGATGGACGTTTTCCATGTAGATAAAGATGATGTAACAGATAATATGCGCAGACAAGCAAAAGCGGTAAATTTCGGGATTGTTTATGGGATTAGTGATTATGGGTTATCACAAAATTTGGGGATTACTAGAAAAGAAGCAGCTAACTTTATTGAGCGATATTTTGCAAGCTATCCGGGTGTAAAAGAATATATGAATGATATTGTTCAGGATGCGAAACAAAAAGGATATGTCTCAACAATCTTGAAAAGAAGACGCTATATTCCCGAAATAACAAGTCGGAATTTTAATATTCGCAGCTTTGCTGAAAGAACAGCTATGAATACACCAATCCAAGGAAGTGCCGCAGATATCATTAAGAAAGCTATGATTGATATGGCCGCACGGTTAAAAGAAGAAAAACTTCAAACAAGACTATTATTACAAGTACATGATGAATTAATCTTCGAAGCACCAAGTGACGAAATTGAAATATTAAAGAAAATCGTTCCGGAAGTAATGGAAAATGCAGTAGATTTAGTTGTTCCACTTAAAGTTGACTACGCATTTGGTCCGACTTGGTTTGATGCAAAATAA
- the mdh gene encoding malate dehydrogenase: MTMNRKKISVIGGGFTGATTAFLLAQKELGDVILVDIPQSENPTKGKALDMLEAGPVQGFDANIIGTSNYEDTKDSDVVVITAGIARKPGMSRDDLVQTNQKVMKSVTQEIIKYSPNSYIIVLTNPVDAMTYTVFKESGFPKNRVIGQSGVLDTARFRTFVAQELNLSVKDVTGFVLGGHGDDMVPLVRYSYAGGIPLETLIPKDRLDAIVERTRKGGGEIVNLLGNGSAYYAPAASLVEMVEAVVKDQRRVLPSIAYLEGEYGYEGIYLGVPTILGANGIEKIIELDLTADEKAALDKSAESVQNVMKVLA, translated from the coding sequence ATGACAATGAATAGAAAAAAGATCTCCGTAATCGGCGGCGGTTTCACTGGAGCTACAACTGCTTTTTTGTTAGCTCAAAAAGAACTTGGTGATGTAATTCTTGTTGATATCCCACAATCAGAAAATCCAACAAAAGGGAAAGCTCTTGATATGCTTGAGGCAGGTCCAGTTCAGGGATTTGATGCAAATATTATTGGTACCTCTAATTATGAAGATACAAAAGATTCTGATGTTGTTGTTATAACTGCGGGTATTGCACGTAAACCAGGTATGAGCCGTGATGATTTAGTCCAAACAAACCAAAAGGTAATGAAAAGTGTTACTCAAGAAATAATTAAATATTCTCCTAATAGCTACATCATCGTTTTAACTAACCCTGTAGATGCCATGACATATACAGTTTTTAAAGAATCTGGATTTCCTAAAAACCGTGTAATTGGTCAATCAGGTGTTCTTGATACTGCACGTTTTCGCACATTCGTAGCCCAGGAGCTAAATCTTTCTGTTAAGGATGTAACCGGTTTCGTGTTAGGCGGACATGGAGATGATATGGTTCCTTTAGTACGTTACTCATATGCAGGTGGAATTCCTTTAGAAACGTTAATTCCCAAAGATCGTCTTGATGCCATTGTAGAACGGACACGCAAGGGTGGCGGAGAAATAGTAAATTTATTAGGAAACGGCAGCGCCTATTATGCCCCTGCCGCTTCATTAGTTGAAATGGTAGAAGCTGTAGTAAAAGATCAACGCCGCGTCCTTCCTTCCATTGCTTATTTAGAAGGTGAATATGGGTATGAAGGAATTTACCTTGGTGTACCAACGATACTTGGTGCAAATGGGATCGAAAAAATTATTGAATTAGACTTAACAGCTGATGAAAAGGCTGCATTGGATAAATCTGCTGAATCCGTACAAAATGTAATGAAAGTTTTAGCATAA
- a CDS encoding DUF441 domain-containing protein, with amino-acid sequence MIQSYLFLILLLTIGLIAKNQSLIIAVAALLVLKIIGIDQKMFSLIQSKGINWGVTIITIAVLAPIASGQIGFKDLLESLKSPYAWIALAAGMAVALIAKNGITLLAQDPHITAALVLGTILAVAIFKGVAVGPLIGAGIAYMGMKIVELFT; translated from the coding sequence ATGATTCAGTCTTACCTATTTCTTATATTATTGTTGACCATTGGTTTGATTGCTAAAAATCAATCGTTAATCATTGCCGTCGCTGCCTTACTCGTTTTGAAAATAATTGGAATTGATCAAAAAATGTTTAGCTTAATACAATCGAAGGGTATTAATTGGGGAGTAACAATCATTACTATTGCTGTGCTTGCACCAATTGCGAGCGGACAAATTGGGTTTAAAGATTTGCTCGAATCATTGAAATCACCATATGCTTGGATTGCTCTTGCTGCGGGTATGGCGGTAGCTCTTATAGCTAAGAATGGTATCACTCTATTAGCGCAAGATCCACATATTACGGCAGCGCTTGTTCTAGGGACAATTCTAGCAGTCGCAATTTTTAAAGGTGTGGCGGTTGGGCCGTTAATTGGTGCAGGGATTGCATATATGGGTATGAAAATAGTTGAATTATTCACATAG
- the pyk gene encoding pyruvate kinase: MKKTKIVCTIGPASESIEMLEKLMKAGMDVARLNFSHGSHEEHEARIKNIRIAAKNTNKTVAILLDTKGPEIRTNDMENGAIELCEGNDVTISMEEVLGTTEKFSITYDGLINDVDKGSKILLDDGLIELEVTSIDKAKKEINTKVMNSGVLKNKKGVNVPGVSVNLPGITEKDASDILFGIKQGVNFIAASFVRRPSDVLEIRQLLEENNALHIHIIPKIENQEGVDNIDEILAVSDGLMVARGDLGVEIPTEAVPLVQKELIKKCNELGKPVITATQMLDSMQRNPRPTRAEASDVANAIFDGTDAIMLSGETAAGSYPSEAVQTMYNIAIHAEKALNHSAILTERSKNSDHKMTDAICQSVAHTAINLDVNAIITPTESGHTARMISKYRPKAPIIAVTSNESVCLSLALVWGVYPGIGQKVETTDEMLELAVQEGLNTDIVKHGDLVIITAGVPVGEAGTTNLMKVHVVGDIIAKGQGVGRKSAYGKVVIAKNVSDAKAQIVPGSVLVTYGVDKEMVPLLKKCSALITEEGGLTSDAAVVGINLGIPVIVGVKNATNLLSTGQEITVDPVRGVIYNGHASVL; the protein is encoded by the coding sequence ATGAAAAAAACAAAAATCGTTTGTACCATTGGTCCTGCAAGTGAAAGTATAGAAATGTTGGAAAAATTAATGAAAGCCGGAATGGATGTGGCTCGATTAAATTTTTCCCATGGCAGTCATGAAGAACACGAAGCAAGAATTAAAAACATCCGAATAGCTGCGAAGAATACGAATAAAACCGTTGCTATCTTACTTGATACGAAAGGCCCGGAAATTCGCACCAATGATATGGAAAATGGAGCGATCGAGCTTTGCGAAGGAAATGACGTTACTATATCAATGGAGGAAGTTCTAGGAACAACCGAAAAATTTTCTATCACATATGATGGTCTTATTAATGATGTTGATAAAGGGTCAAAAATTCTTTTAGATGATGGTTTAATTGAATTGGAAGTCACTTCTATTGACAAGGCAAAAAAGGAAATTAACACTAAAGTAATGAATAGCGGTGTACTAAAAAATAAAAAAGGTGTTAATGTACCAGGTGTATCTGTTAATTTACCGGGAATTACAGAAAAAGATGCGAGTGATATTTTATTCGGAATTAAACAAGGAGTTAACTTCATTGCAGCTTCTTTTGTTCGACGTCCGTCAGATGTTTTGGAAATTAGGCAATTACTAGAAGAAAATAATGCCCTACACATCCACATTATTCCTAAGATTGAAAATCAAGAAGGTGTTGATAATATTGATGAAATCTTAGCGGTATCAGATGGTTTAATGGTTGCTCGTGGTGATTTGGGGGTTGAGATTCCAACAGAGGCGGTTCCTCTTGTCCAAAAGGAATTAATTAAAAAATGTAATGAACTAGGCAAACCGGTAATTACAGCAACTCAAATGCTTGATTCAATGCAAAGAAATCCACGTCCAACAAGAGCTGAAGCAAGTGATGTGGCAAATGCTATTTTCGATGGTACCGATGCCATAATGCTTTCCGGAGAAACTGCAGCAGGATCATATCCTTCAGAAGCTGTTCAAACAATGTATAATATTGCTATTCATGCGGAAAAAGCATTGAATCACAGTGCAATCTTAACAGAACGCAGTAAAAATAGTGATCACAAAATGACTGATGCTATTTGTCAATCTGTTGCACATACGGCGATAAATTTAGATGTAAATGCGATTATTACACCGACAGAAAGCGGACATACAGCACGGATGATTTCAAAATACCGTCCTAAAGCTCCAATCATTGCTGTAACATCTAATGAATCAGTATGTTTAAGTCTTGCTCTAGTATGGGGAGTGTATCCTGGTATTGGACAAAAAGTAGAAACAACTGATGAAATGTTGGAATTAGCCGTCCAAGAAGGTTTAAATACAGATATTGTTAAGCATGGAGATTTAGTTATTATTACAGCGGGGGTGCCAGTTGGCGAGGCTGGAACAACCAATTTAATGAAGGTTCACGTAGTTGGAGATATTATTGCTAAAGGACAAGGTGTTGGCAGAAAATCTGCATATGGTAAAGTAGTGATTGCCAAAAATGTCAGTGATGCAAAAGCGCAAATTGTACCTGGATCGGTTCTTGTCACTTATGGGGTTGATAAAGAAATGGTTCCTTTATTAAAAAAATGTTCAGCATTGATTACCGAAGAAGGCGGTTTAACTAGTGATGCTGCTGTAGTCGGTATTAATCTTGGTATACCAGTAATTGTTGGTGTGAAAAACGCTACGAATTTATTATCAACTGGTCAAGAAATAACAGTGGATCCTGTACGTGGCGTGATCTACAATGGACATGCTAGCGTATTATAA
- the mutM gene encoding DNA-formamidopyrimidine glycosylase: MPELPEVETIRRTLQELVVGKTIEQVSVFWPKIIKNPVEIEQFTDALRGETITNINRRGKFLIINTNTYALVSHLRMEGKYGLFNGEEPLDKHTHVVFHFTDGTELRYRDVRKFGTMHLFLKGEENSQLPLLQLGPEPFSSEFTKKYLQEKLQKTERKIKPVLLDQTVVTGLGNIYVDEALFRANIHPERKANTITNKEISILHREIIETLSEAVEKGGSTIRSYVNSQGQIGMFQLELLAYGRKGEPCKRCGTPIEKIVTGGRGTHFCPKCQKKKH, from the coding sequence GTGCCTGAATTACCTGAGGTTGAAACGATTCGTAGAACATTACAAGAACTTGTAGTTGGAAAAACAATTGAACAAGTTTCTGTTTTCTGGCCAAAAATAATAAAAAATCCAGTAGAAATTGAACAATTTACAGATGCTCTACGTGGGGAAACAATTACTAATATAAATAGAAGAGGGAAGTTCTTAATTATAAACACAAACACGTATGCGCTTGTTTCACATCTCCGTATGGAAGGAAAATATGGATTATTTAACGGGGAGGAACCGTTAGATAAACATACACATGTCGTCTTTCATTTTACGGATGGGACAGAACTTCGCTATCGGGATGTTCGTAAATTTGGAACAATGCATTTATTTCTTAAAGGTGAAGAAAATAGCCAACTTCCACTGTTACAATTAGGACCTGAACCATTCTCTTCTGAATTCACCAAAAAGTATTTGCAAGAAAAACTCCAAAAAACGGAACGAAAAATAAAACCGGTACTGTTGGACCAAACAGTTGTAACGGGATTAGGAAATATTTATGTTGATGAGGCACTATTCCGTGCCAACATTCATCCTGAACGAAAAGCTAACACTATAACAAACAAAGAAATATCAATTCTTCACCGCGAAATCATTGAAACCCTATCTGAAGCAGTTGAAAAAGGTGGAAGTACGATTCGTTCATATGTTAATTCACAGGGACAGATTGGTATGTTTCAATTAGAATTACTTGCCTATGGACGTAAAGGTGAACCTTGCAAAAGATGTGGGACTCCAATTGAAAAAATCGTTACAGGGGGCAGAGGAACACATTTTTGCCCAAAATGTCAGAAAAAGAAACATTAA